A segment of the Dehalococcoidales bacterium genome:
GAGTCTGCGAATAGATGGCAAGGCCGCCGACTATTACGACTAGCAGCGGGAGCAGGAATTTGCCCATGCTTTCGAGACCCCTGACACCGCGCTGCATCACGGCAAAGGTGAGGACGGCTACCGCCAGGAAGAACCAGAGGGAAGCAAAGCCCGCGGTATACTCTTCGAACGGCTTCAGGTCAGCCCGGATTGCATCGACTGCACATAGCCCAGCGTCCAGCCAGTAACGACAAGGTAGTAGCTCATGATGGCGATGAGCATCACAACCAGGGACCATCCGACCCATGGACCCCATCTCGGGTTGATCCGCCGGAACATTCCCACCGGACCTCGTTTGACGAGGTTACCGGCGCTGGCCTCAAGAACAACGAGGGGGATACCTATTGCCAGAATGCAGATTGCGTATGCGAGAACAAATGTACCGCCGCCATTCTCTCCTGCCATGTATGGAAACCGCCAGATGTTTCCGAGGCCTACAACTCCAGCGACCGAGGCAAGTATATAGGCGCGCTGTGATGTCCAGACCGGGCGAGGAGCAACCCCTTCCGTAACCTGGCTCATCTCTGATTTCACTGGCGGTTTTTCGATATTGTAGCCTCCGGCGCGACGCCGGGAAATCCGGCCAGTTCCCTGCCCTGTCTCTTGGACAAGGTTGCCCTTACTTTACAGTAATTTTACCTTTCGACTCGGCTGTAACCTCGCCAATGAGAGTTGCTTCCTCTATACCCTCTTCGTGCATTCTCTGGAGTAGCATATCTGCCTCTTGCTCCGGCACAGAGATAAGCAGCCCTCCTGAGGTTTGGGCATCGAACAGAATGAGTAACCTCTCATCGGATATCTCAGTAGCTAGCTCAATCATGGGAAGGCGAAAATCCCGATTACGAATCGTCCCGGCGGGGATGAGTCCCATCCGGGCATACCTTTCCGTCTCAGGGAGAAGCGGAACCGTAGCAGAGTGAATCACCATGCCGACATCAGTTCCCTCAATCATCTCACAGGCATGACCCAGAAGACCGAAACCGGTGACATCGGTGCAGGCGTGGACGTCTACTTCCATCATCAGTTCCGATGCCTTCCTGTTGAGAGTAACCATGCACTCTATTGCCCTTGAAACTGCTCCCTCGTCTGCCAGGCCACCCTTCAGGGCAGTATTGATTATGCCTGTACCCAGCGGTTTGGTCAGCAGGAGCTTGTCACCTGCCCTGGCTCCTGTATTGAGTATCACCTTTGCCGGGTGGATGATACCGGTGATGGAAAGCCCGTACTTTAGTTCCTGGTCTTCTACGCTATGCCCACCTACCAGGGTTACTCCGGCTTCCCGTAGCTTGTCCAGCCCCCCGGCCAGGATTTCTTTCAGTATCGACATATCCATTGTCTTCACCGGGAAGCAAACAATGTTCATCGCGGTCAGCGGTTTTCCTCCCATGGCATAGACGTCACTCAGGGCATTAGCGGCGGTAACCTGACCGAAGATATAAGGGTCGTCAACGACAGGCGTGAAGAAATCAAGGGTCTGAACAATAGCCAGCTCCTCGCTCAGCTTATAGACGCCAGCATCCTCAGCCCTCTCCATACCCACAATCAGATTTGGGTCAGAGATGAGCGGCAGACCGGATAGTGCTTTTGCCAGGTCTCCCGGACCTATCTTGCAAGCTCAGCCGGCGCCGTGAACGGTCTCGGTCAGGCGTAACCTACCCTCATCACCCATTCTACTTACCTCCATCTATTTCCCGGGTGGGTCGAGCAACAGCCGATACCCATCTGAGGTCTCTTCTACTATAACAGAATACCTCTTGCTCTGGGCCAGGCGGGGTACATTCTCTTTTGAAACAGCGCTCTCTACCAATACGGTCAAAGCTTCTTTCGGATTTTCTTCTATGGCTTTCTTCGTCCTGACTACCGGGATAGGACAGGAAAAGCCGCGAACATCAACTTCGCTCATTAGTTACCTCCTGCCATATAGCAAACGCCGCTCCACTGGCATAGAAACTCTTCGAGCACGGCGGGAAGCTGGGCAACGACCTGCCTGACCCTGGTAGCCGGAGTTACCTCAGCGAACTGTCCCGCCATGCGGTTGGCCCTGGCAGTAATGATGGCTGCCTGGTGTGGCTCCAATTCAGCATAGGTAAAAGCTGCAACCAGTCCCGTAATGGTGTCACCAGTACCTCCAATGGCTTCTAATGCCGGTACATCAGGTTTAGTGATGGTAGCCACGACACCACCCTCGTTAATTGCATAGTCGATTGCCCCTTTGACCAGTAGCAGTCTGGCGGCACTGTTATTCTGGTAGGCAACCTCAGCGAGTACCGGTGCCCGGGTTATTTCAGTATCAAAAAGAGCCTGGCTTTTAACCTGGTTAAGGCAGTTAAAGTTGAGGGGCCGACACTCAAGCGAGATTTTTTTGCATCTATCGTAAAGAAAGGATAGTCTCCCGATTGCTTGAGGAGTTTATTGCGTTTGTTTCAGCATAATGAGCTTTTCTAAAGGTTGCCTCTTAAATAGCGGGCTATAGGTTCGATTCCTGCGCGGCTCACCACAGGTCTCGGACGGCGTCTTCCAGGCCCAGCTCTAGCAGCTTCTCACGTGTCGGTTTACCGGTGTCCCAGTCCCACTTGCGGTAGTCGTAGTAGTCCCGGAGCATCAAGTCCATATCCGGGGACTTGTTCGCAGTGCTTCCCTCTTTCAGTGCCACGAGGTTAATGTCCGGCAGCCTGTCGTCCTCTCTGGTGATACCCAGCCTGTTGTTGATTGCCCTCTTGATATTAACGGACCTCTCTGCGACGGTATGGAGGTCGGCCGGTGAGTACTCCCATCCGGTGACGTTGTTGAGCATTTCGGCAATCTGTGTCAGTGTGAGCGGTGCGAACTTGCACAGCAGCAGGGAGTCGAAGATATCCTTGAAGTCCTGGAACTTGGCCGCCATCTCAGCCTTTGCCTCCGACTGGAGCCTGTCCCCGGCAACAATACCCAGTTCAGGTACACCGCTGCCCAGGTCGACGTTGTAGTAGTCGCCTTTCAGGTGGCAGGCTCCCCTGGGGCCGGTAGCGTAGGAAATAGCCATCCCGGTGAAGGCGCGGGCATCATGCAGCGGCATCTCCAGCCCCTTGACGTGCGCTGCTTCCATGGGGTCTGCACCGAGCTCCTCGGCGATGCTCCGTGTACCCTTACCAAGAAGCTCGCCTATCCCCTGCCGGTTGATAATCATCTCCACCAGCCGAACGATGGCCTTGCCGTCGCCCCACTCTATTTTCATGCCTGCCCTGTCTTCCGAGAGTATACCCTGCTCGAAGAGGTGCATTGCATAGGCTATCGAGACGCCCGCAGATATCGTGTCGATACCGTAGGCGTTGCACAGGTGGTTAGCCATCACGATAGACTCGAGGTCATAGTTCATGCACAGGGGGCCGAAGGCAACCGCAGTCTCGTATTCCGGGCCGTCGATTTCATCGAGGTCTTTACTGACATGTTTGAGAGTCCGTCCGCACCCGACAGGACAGCCATGACATGCGTAGTTACCCACTGTGTAGGCTTGTCGCAATGCCTCACCGGTCACTCCTTTGGTCGGGAACACGCTGCTGCTGAAGTACCGGGCGGGGACATCCCCCAGGAACATGCCGAGGTCCATGTACATCAGGGTACCGTACTCCCGGAAGGCCACCGACATGAAGTTGGACGCTATCGTGTCCCTTGCCTGCCGTGTGAGTTCCGCCAACTTATCCTTGCTAGCAACATCCGGCCGGAGCTTTCCTGATACGGCAACGGCCTTGAGGTTTTTAGAGCCCATCAGGGCGCCCAGTCCGCATCGACCGGCAGCCCTGCCGCGGTCGTTAATGATACAGGCGTACTTCACCAGGTTCTCGCCGGCGGGACCAACACAGGTAACACTGAGTCCGGACTCCTTGAGTTCCTCCTTGAGGACTTTCTGCGTCTCGTAGGTATCCTTACCCCAGACATGGGCGGCGTCCCGGATTTCCGCCACGCCGTCCTGTATCCACAGGTAGACGGGGCGGTCAGCCTTGCCGGTGACCATGATACCATCATAGCCGGACTCCTTCAGCCTGAACGGAAAGACCCCTCCGGTGGTGGCCTCACCCCAGATACCGGTCAGCGGTGAAATGCCACACACGGCGGAACGGCTGACCATCGGGATAGTTGTCCCGGTAAACGGTCCGGTGGCAAACACCAGCGGGCTGTCCGGAGTGAGGGGGTCCATACCGGGTTTGACCCGGTCGTAGATAAAGTGCGCGGCCAGGCTTGCCCCGCCGATGAACTTCTTGAGAAGGTCCTCTTCAAGCTCCATAGTCCCGACACTCCCATTGCTGAGGTCAACATCAAGGAACCTGCCGTGATATCCAAACATGGCTCACCTCCTAGAAATCCACGTCTTTGCCCTCATAGGCGTAGCGGAACAAGGCCTCGCACTGCTCCAGTGTGGCCGGTCTGGGGCTCTGGAACATGGACGGGTCCTCAAAACTG
Coding sequences within it:
- the selD gene encoding selenide, water dikinase SelD, whose translation is MGDEGRLRLTETVHGAGUACKIGPGDLAKALSGLPLISDPNLIVGMERAEDAGVYKLSEELAIVQTLDFFTPVVDDPYIFGQVTAANALSDVYAMGGKPLTAMNIVCFPVKTMDMSILKEILAGGLDKLREAGVTLVGGHSVEDQELKYGLSITGIIHPAKVILNTGARAGDKLLLTKPLGTGIINTALKGGLADEGAVSRAIECMVTLNRKASELMMEVDVHACTDVTGFGLLGHACEMIEGTDVGMVIHSATVPLLPETERYARMGLIPAGTIRNRDFRLPMIELATEISDERLLILFDAQTSGGLLISVPEQEADMLLQRMHEEGIEEATLIGEVTAESKGKITVK
- a CDS encoding sulfurtransferase TusA family protein, whose amino-acid sequence is MSEVDVRGFSCPIPVVRTKKAIEENPKEALTVLVESAVSKENVPRLAQSKRYSVIVEETSDGYRLLLDPPGK
- a CDS encoding NAD(P)H-hydrate dehydratase; this translates as MGRLSFLYDRCKKISLECRPLNFNCLNQVKSQALFDTEITRAPVLAEVAYQNNSAARLLLVKGAIDYAINEGGVVATITKPDVPALEAIGGTGDTITGLVAAFTYAELEPHQAAIITARANRMAGQFAEVTPATRVRQVVAQLPAVLEEFLCQWSGVCYMAGGN
- a CDS encoding aldehyde ferredoxin oxidoreductase family protein — translated: MFGYHGRFLDVDLSNGSVGTMELEEDLLKKFIGGASLAAHFIYDRVKPGMDPLTPDSPLVFATGPFTGTTIPMVSRSAVCGISPLTGIWGEATTGGVFPFRLKESGYDGIMVTGKADRPVYLWIQDGVAEIRDAAHVWGKDTYETQKVLKEELKESGLSVTCVGPAGENLVKYACIINDRGRAAGRCGLGALMGSKNLKAVAVSGKLRPDVASKDKLAELTRQARDTIASNFMSVAFREYGTLMYMDLGMFLGDVPARYFSSSVFPTKGVTGEALRQAYTVGNYACHGCPVGCGRTLKHVSKDLDEIDGPEYETAVAFGPLCMNYDLESIVMANHLCNAYGIDTISAGVSIAYAMHLFEQGILSEDRAGMKIEWGDGKAIVRLVEMIINRQGIGELLGKGTRSIAEELGADPMEAAHVKGLEMPLHDARAFTGMAISYATGPRGACHLKGDYYNVDLGSGVPELGIVAGDRLQSEAKAEMAAKFQDFKDIFDSLLLCKFAPLTLTQIAEMLNNVTGWEYSPADLHTVAERSVNIKRAINNRLGITREDDRLPDINLVALKEGSTANKSPDMDLMLRDYYDYRKWDWDTGKPTREKLLELGLEDAVRDLW